Below is a genomic region from Citrobacter europaeus.
ACTCTCTTCAGAGCGGAAATTAACCCTCAAACGCATCTGGAAAAAGGCGCGTACCGGATGAGCCCAAAATCGCTGCAGCGTTTCCAGCGTCAGCGTTTCGGGTATCTCAAAGGGCAGAGGCTGTACAAAGTCCGAGTGCGCTTTTCCTGACAGACTCGCCGCAGGCAGCCATTCCCGGGCATAGCTTTGCTGTTCACCCGGTAGATAGTTTTGTGCATCAAAGGGCATACGGGTATGCAAACGGGTAACGTGCGCTTTTACCCGGGCCTCGCTTTGATCGCAGGTTAACGATTCATCGCCCGGCAGATAGTGGCTTTGCCCAATGTAGTCCATCAATTCCTGTACCAGAACCGACGGGAAGCGCTCGCTGTTGTCCTGAATGGATCGGCCAATGTAGCTGATATAGAGCGTTTGCTGTGCCGAAATCAATGCTTCGAGGAACAGATAGCGGTCATCATCGCGACGACTACGATCGCCCCGCATCGGTTTTTGGCTCATTAAATCAAAGCCCAGCGGCGCAAGCTGGCGCGGATAAACGCCATCGTTCATGCCCAGCAGGCACACCACCTTGAAAGGAATAGAACGCATCGGCATCAGCGTACAAATGTTAACGGGCCCCGCCAGGAAGCGCTGGCTGATGCGCTCCTGGTCAAGACGCTGCGCCAGCTCATCACGTAACAGAGAGAGCGGTACGGCCTCGCCATACTCGGCTCCCAAACCTTCAGTGATAATGGCCTGCCACTGCTGTTCAATCAGCGTCAACGCCGCTTCGGTATCCGCGTCCGGCAGGAAGAAATCATTAAGCATGTCCCGGCAAACAGGTAGCCATTCTTCCAGCGGTCGTTCCTGCGCTAACCCTCTACGCCAAAGATTGAGCTGCATCAGCAACGAGGCCAGATGCCCTACCAGCTCGGCAATCAATCCGCTGGACTCATCGTAAGGCAATACCGATTGCCACTCGCCCTGCGCGCTTTCCATCGCGTAGCCGAGCAGCATACGCGTTAAACCAAATTGCCAGGTATGCTGACCTGTAGGCGGAAGCTCCAGCTCACGCACGTTATCGTCGTCAATTCCCCAGCGAATACCGGATTCATTGACCCATAAGCGAAGATAGCGCAGCCCCTCTTCATCAATATTGAAACGCGCCGCCAGCACGGGAACATCCAGTAACGCCAGGACATCCTCTGAGACAAAACGGCTATCCGGCAGCGACAGCAGGCTAATAAAGGCCTGTAAGACGGGATGAGACTGGCGCGCCCGACGGTCGGAAATTGCGTAAGGTAAGTAACGCTCGGCTGGCGCGCTGCCAAAGACCGACTGAATGAATGGACTGTAGCTGTCGATATCCGCCACCATCACGATAATATCGCGCGGCGTCAGCGTTGGATCCGCTTCCAGCATTGCCAGCAAGCGGTCATGAAGAATTTCTACCTCGCGCTGTGGGCTATGGCAGACATGGAAAGTCACGCTGGTATCGTTCAGCTCAAGCCGGCGTTTATTGTCGCTCCGGGAATATTCTTCCAGCGTAACGCCCGCCACAGCATGACTTTCAAGCTCCAGAATATCCGATTGAATATTGTGCAAAAGATTGTCAGGCGTAATATCGACGAACGCATCCAGCTCCTGACTATTCTCTAGCTCTGAAAGCAGGTAAATGTAATCGCGCCCCAGTTTGCCCCATGAGGCCAGCATCGGGTTGCCCACATCCTGTTCGCCATCGCTATTAAATAATCCTTCAGCTTTCTGACTGTCACGAAACAACGGCAGATGGCGTTCTTCAAAGCTGTGCCGACGCTGACGCGCCATCAGCTTCGCCAGCCAGGCGGGATCTTTTATATCCCCCCAGTAGTAGCGACAAGGGTTGGTAAACAGCAGATGAATATCAATGTGCTTACCCAGCGCCTGCAATGCCTGCAAATAAACCGGCGGCAGCGCCGAAATACCGCAAATAAAGACGCGAGAAGGCAGTCCCTGCGGGCACTCGGACGCACTTTCCAGGGTCTGAATAAAACGTTGGTATAAATTGGCACGATGCCAGCGCGGCTGACCCAATTCCTCAGTGTATTCCACCAGCGCTTTCCACAACGGGGCCTGCCAGGCCTGAGACTCGCCAAGTCCGTCAACCAGTCGCCCGGCTTCCCACTGGGTCAACCAGTCAGGGCGGTAGACTAAATACTGGTCAAAAAGGTCAGCAGCACGCGAGGAAAGCTGAAACAGCTTGCGCTTATCGGTGTCGTCCGTCAGATAGTGGCGCAGCAATGCGAAATCATCGCCATCCAGTAATTGCGGCAACAGCGTCATCAACTTCCAACTCATGCTCTGTTTGCTAAACGCGCTCTCTTTAGGGATATCCGGCAGCACGCGCACAAACATATCCCAGATAAAACTCGCAGGCAGCGGAAAATCGATGTTGGCGGCAATACTAAACTTCTGTGCAAGGGTCATTTGTAGCCACTGCGCCATGCCGGTACTTTGAACCAGGATCATCTCAGGTTCAAAGGGGTCGTCCAGCCGCTCGCGCTCAACGATAAATTCCATTAACGCTTCCAGCACATCCAGACGATTGGAGTGGTAGACCCTTAACATAGCGACTCCTGACTACTGACGATTCGGGCAATGCAGACGCGTCATCTGACCCTGCCTGCCCAGGGGTGAAGATATTTTAACGTTGATGCTGACACATCCCGCTCTCGTTGTCTGCATTCGGTTAATCTGCCAGTCCAAAGGTGATGAAAACTGATACAGCTGGGTTTGCTGCCAGGCATGACGCCAGAGTTGTTGGTACTGGTTTCTGATGATAAAGCTGTTCATCAGCGCCCGCTGGTATCCCGACAACGCGGTCACAATCATTATCATCAGTACCATTGCCAGCATCACTTCCGGCAGGCTAAAGCCACGCTGTCTGTTCAGGGGATCTGACATAACGCCTGCTCCTTTAACGGGCAAAAATCGCTCCAGCCATTGGCCGAGAAGGCGATGTTGCCATCGATAACCGCTCCCTGACGCCATAGAGACACCCCTTCATAGTGAGCAATAAGCAGCACGAAATTATTAGTAAGCAGGCGCAGGCAAACCTCGGCATCCTGCATTGTATCGCGCCGACACTGTACGGCGGGTTGTATACGCCAGGGCTTTCCAACCCGGATTGCACCGTCGCCTGACGCTGCAGCGCCTGGCTTTGCGTCACCACTCGTGAAGCAAAACTGGCCTCCTGTCTGCTAGCGCCTTGCAGCAGAAGACTACCGAGCACCAGCAGCAACAGGACCATCGCCAGAGATGAAGCGCCTCTCTCGCTGTTCACAGGTTGAATCCCGTAACGCTGTACACGGCTTCAATAACCTTTTGTGGTTCGACATTGTTCACTCCGCGCAAACGCAGCGTAAGGAGCGGGGAATATCCGCTGATCTTCAGGCGTTCAACCTGAAATGCCTCAATCTGTATCGTGGCTGGATCGGTCATTTTCTCCCACCCTTTTCCATTACAGTCAGTTGCTCCCCGCAGGGTCTCCAGCACCTTGTCCTGTAAACGAAACCCGATAGCATCAGCCTCTTTAGCGGAACTGCTGTCCCAAACGCCGTTGCTGTTAGCATCCCAGCGGGCAATAACACAGTCCCCCTTAGCCGATATCACCAGTCCCTCTCCGCCACAGTTTCCCCGGCAATACCCTGCCCGCTGAAGGTGCTTAGCCACGGTATAGACCCGCTGCCATATTTCATCTTCCAGCGCCAACTGGCTCGTATTGCGCAGAATCTCTCGCTGTAGCGCCGGTAAAAATTGCGCTGAGCTAAGCAGTAAAACGCTGCTAATCGCCATCGCAATGAGTACCTCCAGCAGTGAAAATCCCCGTTCCTTTACTGACATAACCGGGCCTCATCGCGTTCGCAAAGCCTGATTCGCCCCCAACCAGATACCACCACCCGCCATTCCCCTGCCGTATTTTTCAGGCGGATATGTCCGGCCCATGCCGTATTGCGCAGACCAAAAAAGGCCAGTGAAGGCGTTATCTCTGCCAACTCGACATCGTCCCAGAGCGGTGTAAACACCAAAGGTGAAGTGGGTTTGCACACATCTTGCGAAGCCGCAGAGCTGACAAAGCACCACGATGCGCCATCCCGAATCACGCTTATCACGTGATCACGGTTACGCCAGTTAGCATCTTCACGCAGTTGCAGCAGGTAATCCCGGACCTGGCAGGCGGTTTGCCACAGGCGCTGTTGTTGCTGCCAGCGCTGCCAGCCATAAAGACCTGATGCGCCAAGCGCCGCGACGATCAGCATCGTAATCAGGGTTTCGAGAAGCGTGTAGCCATGTTGTTTTTTCATGCCGCCAGTATGGCGTGAGGAAAATGAATAACGAGCGGGAAATTCGGTTTCTACGGCGAGCTACGGAGAATATTTTTCGAGTTGCAGTCCATTGCAATAATTCAGGAATCTGCGCCGAAGAACGCGATTTTAGATAAAAAAAACCGACGCACACAGGCGTCGGTTGTGACAGCATGAAGCCGATTAGATAGCCACTGGCGCTTTAATACCAGGATGCGGATCGTAGCCTTCAATTTCGAAGTCTTCGAAGCGATAGTCAAAAATAGATTCAGGCTTACGTTTGATAACCAGCTTCGGCAGCGCGCGCGGTTCACGGCTAAGCTGCAGATGCGTTTGATCCATATGATTGCTGTACAGGTGCGTGTCGCCACCGGTCCAGACAAAATCACCTACTTCCAGATCGCACTGCTGCGCCATCATGTGCACCAACAGGGCGTAGCTGGCAATGTTAAACGGCAAGCCGAGGAACACATCGCACGAACGCTGATACAGCTGGCAGGAGAGCTTGCCATCCGCTACGTAAAACTGGAAGAACGCATGGCACGGCGCCAGCGCCATTTTATCCAGCTCGCCGACGTTCCATGCGGAAACGATGATACGGCGAGAGTCCGGGTCATTTTTGAGCTGGTTTAACACCGTGGTGATCTGGTCAATATGGCGTCCATCTGGCGTAGGCCACGCGCGCCATTGTTTGCCATAAACCGGGCCTAAATTACCGTTTTCATCCGCCCATTCGTCCCAGATTGAGACGTTGTTTTCATGCAGGTAGGCAACGTTGGTGTCGCCCTGCAAAAACCACAGCAGCTCATGAATGATCGAGCGTAAATGGCAGCGTTTAGTCGTAACCAGCGGGAACCCTTCCTGCAGATTAAAACGCATCTGATGACCAAAAATGGAAAGCGTTCCGGTTCCGGTACGGTCGTTTTTCTGTGTGCCTTCATCCAGCACTTTTTGCATCAGTTCTAAATACTGTTTCATGGTTCCTCAGGAAACGTGTTGCTGTGGGCTGCGGCGGTACGCCCAAACCATCATAATAATGCCTGCGACAATCATCGGGATAGAGAGGATCTGTCCCATGCTGATGTACTGTACCCAGGTGCCGGTAAACTGCGCATCCGGCTGGCGGAAGAATTCAACGATAATACGAAACGCGCCATAGCCAATCAGGAACAGACCGGATACCGAGCCCATCGGGCGCGGCTTGCGAATGTACAGGTTGAGAATGATAAACAGCACGACACCTTCGAGCGCCATCTCATAAAGCTGT
It encodes:
- the recC gene encoding exodeoxyribonuclease V subunit gamma; the encoded protein is MLRVYHSNRLDVLEALMEFIVERERLDDPFEPEMILVQSTGMAQWLQMTLAQKFSIAANIDFPLPASFIWDMFVRVLPDIPKESAFSKQSMSWKLMTLLPQLLDGDDFALLRHYLTDDTDKRKLFQLSSRAADLFDQYLVYRPDWLTQWEAGRLVDGLGESQAWQAPLWKALVEYTEELGQPRWHRANLYQRFIQTLESASECPQGLPSRVFICGISALPPVYLQALQALGKHIDIHLLFTNPCRYYWGDIKDPAWLAKLMARQRRHSFEERHLPLFRDSQKAEGLFNSDGEQDVGNPMLASWGKLGRDYIYLLSELENSQELDAFVDITPDNLLHNIQSDILELESHAVAGVTLEEYSRSDNKRRLELNDTSVTFHVCHSPQREVEILHDRLLAMLEADPTLTPRDIIVMVADIDSYSPFIQSVFGSAPAERYLPYAISDRRARQSHPVLQAFISLLSLPDSRFVSEDVLALLDVPVLAARFNIDEEGLRYLRLWVNESGIRWGIDDDNVRELELPPTGQHTWQFGLTRMLLGYAMESAQGEWQSVLPYDESSGLIAELVGHLASLLMQLNLWRRGLAQERPLEEWLPVCRDMLNDFFLPDADTEAALTLIEQQWQAIITEGLGAEYGEAVPLSLLRDELAQRLDQERISQRFLAGPVNICTLMPMRSIPFKVVCLLGMNDGVYPRQLAPLGFDLMSQKPMRGDRSRRDDDRYLFLEALISAQQTLYISYIGRSIQDNSERFPSVLVQELMDYIGQSHYLPGDESLTCDQSEARVKAHVTRLHTRMPFDAQNYLPGEQQSYAREWLPAASLSGKAHSDFVQPLPFEIPETLTLETLQRFWAHPVRAFFQMRLRVNFRSEESEIPDTEPFTLEGLTRYQLNQQLLNTLVEENDAERLFRRFRAAGALPYGPFGEILWDTQRQEMQSLAERIIACRQPCQSMEIDLNCNGVQITGWLPQVQEDGLLRWRPSLISIAQGVQLWLEHLVYCASGGMGESRLFLRKDGEWRFPPLDAEQALLYLSQLIEGYREGMSSPLLVLPESGGAWIKTCYDAANDAMLDDDATLQKARSKFLQAYEGNMIVRGEGDDIWYQRLWRQLDADTLETIVLQSQHYLLPIFRFNQS
- a CDS encoding prepilin-type N-terminal cleavage/methylation domain-containing protein, giving the protein MSDPLNRQRGFSLPEVMLAMVLMIMIVTALSGYQRALMNSFIIRNQYQQLWRHAWQQTQLYQFSSPLDWQINRMQTTRAGCVSINVKISSPLGRQGQMTRLHCPNRQ
- a CDS encoding prepilin peptidase-dependent protein is translated as MSVKERGFSLLEVLIAMAISSVLLLSSAQFLPALQREILRNTSQLALEDEIWQRVYTVAKHLQRAGYCRGNCGGEGLVISAKGDCVIARWDANSNGVWDSSSAKEADAIGFRLQDKVLETLRGATDCNGKGWEKMTDPATIQIEAFQVERLKISGYSPLLTLRLRGVNNVEPQKVIEAVYSVTGFNL
- a CDS encoding prepilin peptidase-dependent protein; this translates as MKKQHGYTLLETLITMLIVAALGASGLYGWQRWQQQQRLWQTACQVRDYLLQLREDANWRNRDHVISVIRDGASWCFVSSAASQDVCKPTSPLVFTPLWDDVELAEITPSLAFFGLRNTAWAGHIRLKNTAGEWRVVVSGWGRIRLCERDEARLCQ
- the thyA gene encoding thymidylate synthase, whose protein sequence is MKQYLELMQKVLDEGTQKNDRTGTGTLSIFGHQMRFNLQEGFPLVTTKRCHLRSIIHELLWFLQGDTNVAYLHENNVSIWDEWADENGNLGPVYGKQWRAWPTPDGRHIDQITTVLNQLKNDPDSRRIIVSAWNVGELDKMALAPCHAFFQFYVADGKLSCQLYQRSCDVFLGLPFNIASYALLVHMMAQQCDLEVGDFVWTGGDTHLYSNHMDQTHLQLSREPRALPKLVIKRKPESIFDYRFEDFEIEGYDPHPGIKAPVAI